The proteins below are encoded in one region of Homo sapiens chromosome 8, GRCh38.p14 Primary Assembly:
- the MAFA gene encoding transcription factor MafA — translation MAAELAMGAELPSSPLAIEYVNDFDLMKFEVKKEPPEAERFCHRLPPGSLSSTPLSTPCSSVPSSPSFCAPSPGTGGGGGAGGGGGSSQAGGAPGPPSGGPGAVGGTSGKPALEDLYWMSGYQHHLNPEALNLTPEDAVEALIGSGHHGAHHGAHHPAAAAAYEAFRGPGFAGGGGADDMGAGHHHGAHHAAHHHHAAHHHHHHHHHHGGAGHGGGAGHHVRLEERFSDDQLVSMSVRELNRQLRGFSKEEVIRLKQKRRTLKNRGYAQSCRFKRVQQRHILESEKCQLQSQVEQLKLEVGRLAKERDLYKEKYEKLAGRGGPGSAGGAGFPREPSPPQAGPGGAKGTADFFL, via the coding sequence ATGGCCGCGGAGCTGGCGATGGGCGCCGAGCTGCCCAGCAGCCCGCTGGCCATCGAGTACGTCAACGACTTCGACCTGATGAAGTTCGAGGTGAAGAAGGAGCCTCCCGAGGCCGAGCGCTTCTGCCACCGCCTGCCGCCAGGCTCGCTGTCCTCGACGCCGCTCAGCACGCCCTGCTCCTCCGTGCCCTCCTCGCCCAGCTTCTGCGCGCCCAGCCCGGGcaccggcggcggcggcggcgcggggggCGGCGGCGGCTCGTCTCAGGCCGGGGGCGCCCCCGGGCCGCCGAGCGGGGGCCCCGGCGCCGTCGGGGGCACCTCGGGGAAGCCGGCGCTGGAGGATCTGTACTGGATGAGCGGCTACCAGCATCACCTCAACCCCGAGGCGCTCAACCTGACGCCCGAGGACGCGGTGGAGGCGCTCATCGGCAGCGGCCACCACGGCGCGCACCACGGCGCGCACCACCCGGCGGCCGCCGCAGCCTACGAGGCTTTCCGCGGCCCGGGCTTCGCGGGCGGCGGCGGAGCGGACGACATGGGCGCCGGCCACCACCACGGCGCGCACCACGCCGCCCACCATCACCACgccgcccaccaccaccaccaccaccaccaccaccatggcgGCGCGGGACACGGCGGTGGCGCGGGCCACCACGTGCGCCTGGAGGAGCGCTTCTCCGACGACCAGCTGGTGTCCATGTCGGTGCGCGAGCTGAACCGGCAGCTCCGCGGCTTCAGCAAGGAGGAGGTCATCCGGCTCAAGCAGAAGCGGCGCACGCTCAAGAACCGCGGCTACGCGCAGTCCTGCCGCTTCAAGCGGGTGCAGCAGCGGCACATTCTGGAGAGCGAGAAGTGCCAACTCCAGAGCCAGGTGGAGCAGCTGAAGCTGGAGGTGGGGCGCCTGGCCAAAGAGCGGGACCTGTACAAGGAGAAATACGAGAAGCTGGCGGGCCGGGGCGGCCCCGGGAGCGCGGGCGGGGCCGGTTTCCCGCGGGAGCCTTCGCCGCCGCAGGCCGGTCCCGGCGGGGCCAAGGGCACGGCCGACTTCTTCCTGTAG